One Zeugodacus cucurbitae isolate PBARC_wt_2022May chromosome 3, idZeuCucr1.2, whole genome shotgun sequence genomic region harbors:
- the LOC128920422 gene encoding peroxiredoxin-6-like — translation MRLGAVVPNFKAETTQGPISFYDWQGNSWVVLFSHPSDFTPVCTTELGRIAVHQPEFAKRNAKCLAHSVDDLKSHVDWVNDIKSYCLDIPGEFPYPIIADPHRDLAVLFGMLDEEQKRDPEIGKTIRALYIISPDHKVRVSMFYPMSMGRNVDEILRCLDSLQLTDKLKVVATPANWTPGTKVMILPHVTDAEADKLFPKGFDKVSMPSGVNYVRTTENY, via the exons atgcgTTTGGGAGCAGTTGTGCCGAACTTCAAAGCTGAGACCACCCAGGGTCCAATTAGCTTTTATGATTGGCAGGGAAACTC TTGGGTCGTTCTATTCTCGCACCCCTCGGACTTCACACCCGTCTGCACCACCGAGTTAGGACGCATCGCCGTGCACCAGCCAGAGTTCGCAAAGCGTAATGCCAAGTGTTTGGCACACTCCGTGGATGATCTGAAATCGCACGTTGACTGGGTGAACGATATTAAGTCCTATTGTCTGGATATTCCCGGAGAATTCCCCTATCCCATCATTGCCGATCCTCATCGTGATTTGGCTGTACTCTTCGGCATGTTGGACGAGGAACAGAAACGTGATCCGGAGATCGGCAAAACCATTCGTGCACTCTACATCATCAGTCCTGATCACAAAGTGCGTGTGTCGATGTTCTACCCCATGTCTATGGGCCGTAATGTTGA TGAGATTCTGCGTTGCTTGGACTCGTTGCAATTAACCGACAAGCTGAAGGTTGTGGCCACACCCGCCAACTGGACG CCCGGCACCAAAGTCATGATCCTACCACATGTGACTGATGCGGAAGCAGACAAACTGTTCCCCAAGGGATTCGACAAAGTGTCAATGCCGTCCGGTGTCAACTATGTCAGAACAACTGAGAATTACTAA